A window of Ptychodera flava strain L36383 chromosome 1, AS_Pfla_20210202, whole genome shotgun sequence contains these coding sequences:
- the LOC139132835 gene encoding uncharacterized protein codes for MAVDTNSVSETSISLTEDDIPGAALNGREPARLTNDELRFWLKCRGDKPRQSMTKAELVARVHHFIANKIDTIVDPDPNNIYTELKRRSLGLTRNNKLATTQPSTSIQSCFPVTGWGTSLEKLPLFSRAQMDRYATQGGKALHRHKRGEATSFQRGSVFHHENYIFSLQTAVSESFFFFKSKCFHSYSKTKDPHSLKLALHLVSGEVLYGQCTCVAGKSGFCNHMIGLMFRICEFSLYGYKNVNDENLQKDLNGNIPVTSKLQKWNQRRTDGIEPTAAMDVAVKKLKVGQKNQGDAVCCTLYQAVRGDVINVDNEVTLKKNCVDRNPKSCAMLITPLNDTTNMIDTKAGEMPRGSVLSYQLAPSESNFAVYISTNPSARVPVNTMPLISYPRFPLSSLPTESTDKQLPDCLKALISQLTIDENTASSIEVDTRGQAACDKWWEYRKPRITASTFFDVCTRKRNFDTLAERLFNPKPFRSVSTEHGRMFEKKALEAYIKFMQNGGYSITVYKCGLVIDTTQGFLACSPDGKVIDMSADSHFGICEVKCPESKKTLHH; via the exons ATGGCGGTAGACACGAACTCTGTAAGTGAAACCAGTATATCCCTGACAGAAGATGACATACCAGGGGCAGCATTGAATGGAAGGGAGCCAGCAAGGTTAACCAATGACGAGCTGAGATTCTGGTTGAAGTGTAGAGGAGACAAACCCAGGCAGAGTATGACTAAAGCAGAACTTGTGGCAAG agtgCATCACTTTATTGCCAACAAAATAGATACCATTGTTGATCCAGATCCAAACAACATATATACAGAGCTGAAAAGGAGAAGCCTGGGGTTAACAAGAAATAATAAATTAGCAACTACTCAACCATCTACATCTATTCAAAGCTGTTTCCCAGTGACAGGATGGGGCACATCACTAGAGAAACTGCCATTGTTTTCCCGAGCCCAGATGGACCGCTATGCAACACAGGGTGGTAAGGCCTTGCACAGACACAAAAGAGGAGAAGCAACTTCATTTCAGCGTGGTTCTGTATTTCATCATGAGAACTATATTTTTAGCCTACAGACAGCAGTTTCAGAAtccttctttttttttaaatcaaaatgttttcacagcTACAGTAAAACCAAAGATCCTCATTCTCTAAAATTAGCTCTGCATTTAGTAAGTGGTGAGGTGTTGTATGGCCAGTGTACATGTGTTGCAGGTAAATCTGGTTTTTGTAACCACATGATTGGGCTTATGTTCCGAATTTGTGAATTTTCGCTATATGGATACAAAAATGTTAATgatgaaaatctacaaaaagaTTTGAATGGTAATATTCCTGTgacatcaaaattacaaaagtgGAATCAAAGACGGACTGATGGAATTGAACCCACAGCAGCTATGGATGTAGCTGTTAAAAAGCTTAAAGTGGGCCAGAAAAATCAGGGGGATGCAGTGTGCTGTACTTTATATCAAGCTGTAAGAGGTGATGTGATTAATGTTGACAATGAAGTAACATTAAAAAAGAATTGTGTTGACAGAAACCCCAAAAGTTGTGCAATGTTGATCACTCCTTTGAATGATACTACAAATATGATTGATACTAAAGCTGGTGAAATGCCAAGAGGTTCAGTGTTAAGTTATCAGTTAGCACCAAGTGAATCCAACTTTGCTGTTTATATTTCAACTAACCCTTCAGCAAGAGTTCCAGTAAATACTATGCCACTGATTAGTTACCCTAGATTTCCACTCTCTTCATTGCCAACTGAATCTACAGATAAGCAACTACCTGATTGTCTCAAAGCTTTAATAAGTCAACTAACAATTGATGAAAACACTGCTTCAAGCATTGAGGTTGATACCAGGGGCCAGGCAGCTTGTGACAAATGGTGGGAATATCGCAAACCAAGGATAACTGCGTCAACATTTTTTGATGTTTGCACTAGAAAGCGTAATTTTGATACTCTTGCTGAGCGATTATTTAATCCAAAGCCATTTAGGTCAGTGAGCACAGAACATGGAAGGATGTTTGAAAAGAAAGCTTTGGAGGCTTAcatcaaatttatgcaaaatggTGGTTACAGTATAACAGTATATAAATGTggtctagttattgacacaacACAAGGTTTTCTTGCATGTTCCCCTGATGGTAAGGTTATAGACATGAGTGCTGATTCACACTTTGGTATCTGTGAAGTAAAATGCCCTGAATCAAAAAAAACATTACACCATTAG